GGCTGGGGCGGCCCGACCTCGTCCCTTCCGTACCGCCCCCACCGGCCGGCGGCGGGTGAGCCACCTCCTCGTCACCAACGACTTCCCCCCCAAGGTCGGCGGGATCCAGTCGTACCTCTGGGAGCTGTGGCGCCGGCTGGAGCCCCACCGGTTCGAGGTCCTCACGACCGCCCATCCCGACGCCGCCGCGTTCGACGCAGCTCAGCCGTTCCGCGTCCATCGCCTGCCCGAGACCCAGACCAAGCCGACCCGGCGTCTGGCGTCGCTGGTGCGGGAGCGGGCCCGGGCGATGAACGCCGACCTCGTGGTCGTCGATCCCGCTGTCCCCCTGGGCCTGATCGGTCCGCGGCTCGGTCTGCCGTACGCCGTGGTCCTCCACGGCGCCGAGGTGACCGTTCCCGGCCGCCTGCCAGTGAGCCGCCTACTGCTGGGCCGGGTGATCCGCCACTCCGCCCTGGTGGTGGCGGCCGGGGGCTACCCGGCGGCCGAGGGCACGCGGGTGGCGGGGGAGGCGCGCATGCCTCCGGTGGTGGTCGTTCCTCCCGGGGTGGACGGGGACCGCTTCCGCCCCCTCGGGCCCGAGGAGCGGCGCGAGGCGCGCCGGCGCTTCGGGCTGCCCCCCGACGGGCTGGTGGTGGTCTCGCTCAGCCGGCTGGTGCCGCGGAAGGGCATGGACGTGCTGATCCGGGCGGCGGGCCGGCTCGGCCCGGAGCTTCCCGACCTGGCCGTGGCCATCGGCGGGGAGGGGCGGGACCGGAGCCGGCTCGAGCGCCTCGTGGCGAGGACCGGGGCCCCGGTGCGGCTGGTGGGGGCGGTGGCCGAGGCCGAGCTGGCCGCCTTCTACGGGTGTGCCGACCTGTTCTGCATGCTCTGTCGCAACCGCTGGGCCGGATTGGAGCAGGAGGGGTTCGGGATCGTGTTCCTCGAAGCGGCGGCGGCCGGGGTCGCCCAGGTCGCCGGCGCCAGCGGCGGGGCCGACGAGGCCGTGGTCGACGGGCGCACGGGCCTGGTCGTGCGCCGGCCCCGCTCGGTGGAGGGGGCCACGACCGCCCTGCGCGGCGTCCTCGCCGCCCGGGAGCGCCGGGAGGCGATGGGGCGGGAGGCGCGGGCCCGGGCCACGACCGAGTTCTCCTACGACCCTCTGGCCCGCCGGCTGGGGGCGGCGCTGGCCGAGGTGGGTGGTTGAGGCCCGGGTAGATTGTCGTGCTCCCGGCGCGCCGGGCACCTTGTCACGGAGGGAAGCGGAGCTTGTCCGAGCACACCACCCAGCGGCTGCGGATGCGGGCCACGGCTGAGCAGTGCTTCGCCGTGGTCACCGACTTCGCCCACTATCCGGAGTGGGCGCCCGACATCAAGGCCGTGACGATCGAGGAGAAGGACGGCCAGGGGCGGGCGTCCCGCGTCACCTTCCGGGCGGCCGCCTTCGGGCGCAGCACCACGGTGACCCTCGAGTACGACTACTCGGGAGCGCCCAACCGGGTGTCGTGGGTCCAGAGCCGGGGGGACATCACCAGCCGCT
This genomic stretch from Acidimicrobiales bacterium harbors:
- a CDS encoding SRPBCC family protein, which translates into the protein MSEHTTQRLRMRATAEQCFAVVTDFAHYPEWAPDIKAVTIEEKDGQGRASRVTFRAAAFGRSTTVTLEYDYSGAPNRVSWVQSRGDITSRYDGSYQFEDLDDGETEVTYNLEVDFRVPIPGFVKRRAESRIVGTALRELKSKIEGGVRGTTTAS
- a CDS encoding glycosyltransferase family 4 protein; translated protein: AGAARPRPFRTAPTGRRRVSHLLVTNDFPPKVGGIQSYLWELWRRLEPHRFEVLTTAHPDAAAFDAAQPFRVHRLPETQTKPTRRLASLVRERARAMNADLVVVDPAVPLGLIGPRLGLPYAVVLHGAEVTVPGRLPVSRLLLGRVIRHSALVVAAGGYPAAEGTRVAGEARMPPVVVVPPGVDGDRFRPLGPEERREARRRFGLPPDGLVVVSLSRLVPRKGMDVLIRAAGRLGPELPDLAVAIGGEGRDRSRLERLVARTGAPVRLVGAVAEAELAAFYGCADLFCMLCRNRWAGLEQEGFGIVFLEAAAAGVAQVAGASGGADEAVVDGRTGLVVRRPRSVEGATTALRGVLAARERREAMGREARARATTEFSYDPLARRLGAALAEVGG